The Chitinophaga pinensis DSM 2588 region CATCCTGGAGTAAGAAATATTTAAACGCAGAAGAAGCGGGCCTGTTATTACAACAGGTAGTCGCTTGTCTGCAACAATTCGTTCAGGCGCCACAAGCCGCCATCAAAGATGGTGTTGCATTGAGCCGGGCAGATGAAAAGGTCTTCAACGTACTCAATACCGCACAATATGAACTACAGTCTCCTGCCGATAGTATAGCGGCTTTATTCAGTGCAGTAGCGGGCGTCAATGCAGATGCGGCTGCTATCGGATGGGATGATAAAACAATGAGCTATCAGCAGCTGGATGCAGCTGCCTGCAGGCTGGCCAATATGCTGCAGCGCCGTTATAGCATATCCAAAGGTGATACTGTCGCCGTTTGTATCGAACGCTCTCCCATGATGATCGTTGCCATACTCGGTATTATCAGGGCTGGTGCGGTATACCTCCCGCTGGATCTTTCTTTCCCTGATGACAGAAAACAGTTTATGCTGGATGACAGTAAGTCCCGCCTGCTGATTACCGGCGAAACAACCGCCGTACCTGATATTATTCCTTTACTGAGACTGGATGAAGGACTGCAGGTACTGAAAGGTTTTAACGAAGATGTGGAAGCGGTAGCGATTGCACCGGCTGATCCGCTATACCTGATCTATACCTCTGGCTCTACCGGTCGTCCTAAAGGCGTACAGATCTCTCACGGATCTTTACTGCATTACGCAAACTGGTTCAGATCTGCCTACCAGATAGGCAAGGGAGATGCAAGTCTCTTTTTCTCTTCAGTGGCATTTGACCTGGGTTATACTGCCTTCTGGGGTAGCCTCTTATCTGGTGCAACTTTATACCTGCTGCCAGAAAGACCAACACTGAATCCGGATGAACTGATTGCCGCCCTTACCCGGAATGCAATCTCCTTTATCAAGCTGACACCTTCTCATTTCGATCTGCTGGTCAATGATCCGGGATTTGAAAAACAGGTAAAGGAATACAGCCTGCGACTAATACTGCTTGGTGGAGAAGAGATCAGGGCGCAACACCTGGAGAAATACTTTGCCCATCGTCCGGATGTTACCTTTGTCAATCACTATGGTCCGACTGAAGCGACCATCGGCGCTATCGCCCGTACTATTACCTATAACAATTTTGATAACTTCCGTAATCGTCCTGTTATTGGTCGTCCCCTGGGTACCAATAAAATAAGATTGATGCAGGAAGGTGCTGACATACAGGTACCGGTAGGTGCTATCGGTGAAATCTGTATTGCAGGAAAAGGGGTAGCCATTGGTTATCTCAACAATCCAGAACTGACAGCAAAGAAATTTATCGCAGACCCGCTGCAACCAGGTAGTCGCCTGTATCGTACGGGTGACCTGGGCCGTCTGCTTCCCTCTGGTGAAATTGAATTCCTGGGAAGATCTGATTTCCAGGTAAAGATCAGAGGCTATCGTGTGGAAACAGGAGAGATCGCGGATTGTCTGCGCCAATTCCCTGGCATCAGAGATGTAGCTGTCATTGCCACTACAGATGAACAGGGTGATAAATACCTTACCGCTTATTTCGTATCCGGCGCAAAGACGGATAAAGCTGCCCTGGATGAATTCCTGAAGAAACAATTACCTTCCTGGAGCATTCCTGCCTACTACGTAAATATGCTGGCGCTTCCATTGACGCCAAACGGTAAGATAAATCGTGCAGAGTTACCGGATCCGCGTAAAGCTGCATTGAAGCAACAGACTGCCTATATAGCTCCCCGTAACGAACTGGAATCAGGTATCGCAAAGATCTGGGAAGAAGTATTGCAGAAACCGCGTATCAGCATTAACGATAACTTCTTTGACCTGGGTGGACATTCCATCAAAGGCATACGTATCATTTCCCGTTTGTTCAAAGAGCTGAACGTAAAACTGGAGATCCGCCACCTGTTTGAGGCATTGACCATCGCAGGACTGGCCGAGCATATCAGGCAACAACGTCGCACCTCCTTCGAAAAAATCACCCCATTGTCCCTGCAGCCGGATTATGAATTATCTCACGCGCAGAAAAGAATATGGGTACTGTGTAAATTCGAAGAAATTGCACTTGCTTATAATATGCCAGGCAACTACGTGCTTGAAAATATTAACAGGGAAGCACTGGAAAAGGCCGTGGAGACTCTGATCAGACGTCATGAAAGTTTGCGTACAAGCTTCCGGATCGTGGCAGGTTCTCCCCGACAGGTGATCAGCGGGTATGAAGCAGAGCGCTTCGCTATGCAGTATATCGACGAGAGTGCGGTAAGTGATAAACAGGCACTTACAAGCAAGTACCTGGACGAAGAAGCAGATACGCCTTTTGATCTCGAAAAAGGACCATTGATCAGAACAAAACTGGTCCAGCTGGAAGACAATAAGCACCTGTTTATCTACAATATGCATCATATCATTTCCGATGGCTGGTCCATGCAGGTTTTTGTCAATGATGTACTGCAGTTATACAATGCATATACCGCAGGAGCTGCTAACCCGATGGCTCCTTTAAAAATACATTATAAAGACTTCGCTGCCTGGCAGAATAAATTACTGACCAGCTCAGCTATCACAGAACATCAGCAGTATTGGTGGAAACAGTTCGAAGGAGAAGTGCCTGTACTGAACCTGCCACTGGATTACCCCCGCCCGCGTGTAAAAAGTTATAACGGTCGTAAGATGGGCATCAGCGTCACGGCTGAGCTGAAAGAAAAACTGACGGCGCTTGCCCAACAGGCAGATGCCTCTCTGTTTATGGTATTACTGGCTGCCGTGAAAGCCTGCTTCTATCGGTACACCGGTCAGACAGATATGGTTATCGGAGTGCCTAATGCCGGTCGGGAACACCTGGAGCTGGAAGATCAGATTGGCTTTTATGTGAACAGCATCCCGGTGCGTACACAATTTGCCGGTAATCAACCTTTCACCCTGCTGCTGGATAAAGTGAAAAAAGCATTGCTCAGCGGACTGGAACACCAGGTATATCCCTTCGACAGACTTGTCGATGACCTTAACCTGGACAGGGATATGAGCCGGTCTCCTTTATATGATGTAATGGTGCAGCTGAAAAATTATCAGTTCGGTGAGAAGGAGATCAAAGACGTAAATGTCGGCGAAGAACTTTTTGAAATGAAAACAAGTCAGTTTGATATCTCTGTTGATTTTACAGATACGGATGATGGACTGATGGGATTCATAGAGTACAATACCGACCTGTTTATGCCTTCTACAGTAGAAATGCTTTGGGAACATCTGGGCAACATCATGGAGGAGGTTGCAGCGCATCCGGAGCGTTCACTTAGCGAACTACAACTGATCAATGAAGCCGGGAAAATACGTTTGCTGGAAAGGGGTGGGGTGACGCGTTATTTGTCCGCCGTCGGCTATCAGCACGTATTGGAGCATTTTGATCAGTATCTGCAGGCACAACCGGACGCAGTCGCAGTCGAGTTTGAAGGGCAGACGCTGAGCTACAGACAACTCGATCAGGCAGCAGAAAAAGTAGCTGCATTTATCACAGCGCAGGTAAATACTGACACTGATCAGCAACCGGTAGTCGGCGTATTAATGGACAAACATCCTGAAATGATCTCCGCCGTACTGGGTATTATGAAAGCAGGAGCGGTATGTCTGCCACTGGAACCGGCGCATCCGCATGCACGTATGCAGTTTGTCGTTAACGACGCTGCCGCATTTGCAATCCTGTCTGAAAGAAAGTACCTGCATACCCTCAATAAATTACAATGGGAGTGTGCAGCACTCTGCACTTTCCTCTGTATGGACACTGATGATATCTATGAGGTGGCGCATGAGTGGGATGAGGTACGTAATGAACAGGAAGTATGGGATTACGTCGGTGAGAATTCTCATGATGATATTTCCGGTGGTGGATGGACTTCCAGCTACACAGGCAAGGAATTGAGCAGAGAGGAAATGGACGAATATGCGGATAATGTGCTGATCAAACTGCGGCCATACCTGAATGAACGTAGCCGGGTACTAGAGATCGGTTGTTCTTCCGGTATCAGTATGTTTAAAATGGCGCCTTTTGTAGATCAGTACTTCGGTGTTGACCTTTCTGAAAAGATCATTCAGAAAACACGTGCAGAAGCCCGCAGAAAAGGATTCGATAATATTACCCTGCAGGCGGCAGCGGCGCATGAAATAGACAGTCTGCACTGGAGCGGTTTTGATATCATCGTGATCAATAGTGTAATCCAGAGTTTTCATGGTCACAACTATCTGCGGCAGGTAATCAGCAAATGTTTACCACTGCTGAAAAATAAAGGCCTGATCTTCTTTGGAGATATCCAGGACCAGGACCTGAAACAGACCCTGATCGATGATCTGACCGCCTTCAAAGCAGCCAATAAAAACCAGGGATATTTTACAAAGACCGATTGGTCATATGAACTGTTCCTGAGCAGGAAATTCTTTGAAGATCTTCGTTACGAATACCCCGCCGTTACTGCGGTGGATCACTCTGCTAAAACAGGTACGATTGCCAATGAACTGACGCGTTACCGCTTTGATTGTATCGTGTCCGTTGACAAAGAGCAGACGAATCAGGCGCCGGCAGGAGTACGTCATAAAAGCCAGTTCGGCCTCGCTACGCTGGAACAATATGAAGGTGCTGATGCGAATGAATGGTATTATAAACAATCAGCGGCAGCAGAAAAGCTAGCCTATATCATTTATACATCCGGTACCACCGGAGTACCCAAAGGCGTGATGATTCCTTATCGCGGATTGAATAACCTGGTCATGTCGTACAAAAATGACTACGGATTTGCCACTTTTGCGCCATGTCTTTTGCAGACAGCCAGCATTGCCTTTGACGTGTTCTTTGCAGATATCTGCCGTACACTGTTCCTGGGTGGTCGTCTGGTGTTGTGTAACAACGATGTCGCCATTGATCCGCCTAAATTATACGCAAAACTGAAAGCCACAGGTGTCAATTTGTTGGATAGTACGCCTTCATTGATTATTCCATTTATGGAGTACGTATATGAGAGCGGTCTTGATATTGACTTCCTGCGGGTGTTGATCCTGGGTTCTGATAGCTGTCCTGCAGGTGAGTTTAAGAAACTCTATGAGAGATATGGTCGGCAACTACGCATCCTGAACTGTTACGGCACTACAGAGACGACGATTGAAGCGTCGTTCTTTGAAGCCACAGCAGATCATCTGCCTGAAAGCGGTACAACAGCTATCGGACAGGCCATCAGTAATGTCACTTATTACGTACTGGACGAGTACGGACAACTGGTGCCTGATGGTGTTCAGGGCGTACTGCATATCGGTGGGGAAGGTGTAGCCGCAGGATATATTAACCGCCCTGAGTTGAACAGCGAACGTTTTGTGCCGGATCCGTTTATCAACGGCAATAAGATGTTCAACACAGGGGATGTGGTGAGCTGGAATAAAGAAGGACAGATCGCCTTCAACGGGCGAAATGACTACCAGGTAAAGATCAGGGGCTTCAGAGTAGAGCTTGGCGAAATTGAAAGCCAGTTGTTGCAGGTAGAACATGTTACACAGGCCGCTGTACTGGCACATCGCGATGAAGACGGTGCTAATATGTTGGTAGCTTATTACGCTGCCGCTGTGCCACTACAACCACAGGACCTGAAAAAACAGCTACATGCAAAACTACCGGAGTACATGGTTCCCGCCCACCTTTATGCAATGGATAGTCTGCCACTGACCGCCAACGGTAAACTGGATAGAAAAGCCTTACTGCAATTGAGTCCTGCAACTGCCAGAGCTACACAGGAAGGTCCTCGTAACAGGCTGGAACAGAAGCTTTGTAAAATATGGGGAGATGTGCTGGGCCGCGAAGGAGGCATTGGTATCAATGAGAACTTCTTTGATATTGGTGGTCACTCACTGAAAGCAACCCGTGTAATTTCCAGAATTTATAAAGACCTGGGCATTAACCTGGAACTCCGTAACATCTTCCTGTTCCCGACGATTGAAAGCCTGGCAAGAGAAATTACCGCCAGCAACAATCTTTGTTACTATGAAGAAATTGCGTTAGCGCCATCAGCAGAGTACTATGAGATCACACCTGCACAGAAGCAGATGTGGACCATGCATCACCTGGATGGCCAGCAGGTCATCTATAATATGCCCGCCGCTTATCGCATATCCGGCGCCCTGGATACAGAAGCAATGGCTTATGCATTTGAAGCATTGGCGGCAAGGCATGAAGTGTTAAGAACCACTTTTCATGTAGTAGATAAAAAAGTATATCAGAAAATACGTCCGGCAGATAGTTGGAAACATTGGCTGGAGGTCATTGATCTGACAGCCACTCCGGACAAAACTGCTGCGGCCGATGAAAGCGCCGCCACAGATGCACGGACGCCTTTTGACCTGGAAAATGGTCCGTTGTTCCGTGCTAAACTAATCCAGTTAGATAAAGAAGACTTTCTGCTGCTGATCAATGTACATCACATTATCTCCGATGGATGGTCCCACACCGTAATGGTGAACGACCTGCTTCATTTCTACCGTAGTTACTGGCAGATCGATACGCCGGAATTACCTCCGCTCAGGATTCAGTTTAAAGACTATGCAACAATGCTCAGTCACCAGATGGATGAAAAGAGCAGACAATTGCATCATGATTTCTGGACAGCGCAGTTTGGTGATTTCAATACAGTATTGAACCTGCCTGTAGATGGAAAAAGAGAGGAGAACAGAAGCCTGGAAGCAGAAAAAGTCTTCTTTACACTAAACAGGCCGGTACAGGACAGTCTGCTGAAATTGGGCAGAGAGCGTCAGTCTACGCTGTACGGTGTTTTACTCGGTATCTATAATGTCGCTATCCGTCATATTACTGGTCAGCATGATATCGTTATTGGTAGCCCGATCTCCGGCCGCGACTATGTCGAACTGGAAAACCAATTAGGACTGTATCTGAATGTACTCGCATTAAGGTTGCAGGTAAAGGATTCTGATACTTTTGCTACCCTGCTGGAAAAAGCAGCGAAGACAGTACTGGAAGCACAGCAATATAAACGCTATCCGTTTGAACAGATATTGCAGGACATCCGCTATAAACGTTTACCCGGAAGAGCGCCGTTGTTTGACATCGGATTCACTTTGCAGAATATCGATGGAATGGAAAATGGGGAGGCGATCGAAATCATAGATCAGCTGAACATCACAGAATATAATAACAACTTCAGAAAGGTAAAGACAGACCTCTGGCTACATGCCTGGGAAATGGAAGATGGCGTCGGTTGTTCCGTTACTTATAATAAACAACTGTACAAAGCCGCAACCATCGACGCATTTGTGAAGGATTTCCAGACTTTGGCAACATTGATAGCCGGAGATCATGACATTAGCGTCAGTCACTTGTTAGAGGAATTGCAAACAGCGAAAAAGAAAGCAGATATGTTGGCAAAAGACCAGACGAAGGCAAAGAATATGGAGAAGTTCTTCAGCGCAAAGAAGAAGGAGATCAATCTGGGCAGCACGGCACGCGTGACCGATGAACAATTCCCAGGTGATATGCCTTATCCGCTGATCCTGAAGCCCGGTATGCAGGATGTAGACCTGGTACAATGGATAAAGGAGAACAACGCAAGCGTCAAACAACAGTTACTGGAAAAGGGCGCATTGCTCTTCCGAGGTTTCCAGGTAAGGTCGCTGACAGATTTTGAACAGTTCTGCGATGCGTTTGATGGACAGAAAATGCATTATAAGGATCAGTCCTCACCAAGAAAACAGGTACAGGACAAACTGTATACCTCTACAGAACATCCGGCCGATCAGGTGATACATATGCACAATGAGTTGTCCTATTCTCATACCTGGCCGCAGTATATTCTTTTCTTCTGCACAGAAGCTGCAGGCATAGGAGGGGAAACGCCCATCGCTGATGCCAGGAAAATGCTGGAAGTGCTCTCTCCGGGGACGGTTAGCAGGTTTACAGAAAAGAACATCCGCTATATCAGGAACCTGAAAAAAGGAATGGGTCTTTCCTGGCAGGAAGTGTATCAAACGACAGATCCATTGGTAGTAGAACAGTATTGTAAAGAAAACAATATTGCCTATACCTGGATCAGCGATGACCACCTGCGTATAAGCTGGGAACGACCTGCTATCAGATTACATCCTGTTACAGGCAAACCGGTGTGGTTTAATCATGGGCTTTTCTTCAATGCGTTTACCCTGAACGAAAGCATTTTACAACTCGCCAGAGATGAGAATGATCTGCCGTTCAATACCGCTTATGGAGACGGTACGCCAATAGAAAGAGCCGTACTGGAAGAACTGAGTCAGGCATATGAAACCTGTAAGCGACAATTCAGCTGGCAACCAGGTGACATCCTGCTGCTGGACAATATGCTGATGTCGCACGGGCGTAACGCATTCAGTGGTAACAGAAAGCTGTATGTATCGATGTTAAATCCGCTTTCATAAGCAAGTAAACCAGTTATCATGGAAAATAATATAAAAGGATTCGAATTGTCACCCCTGCAGAAACGTACCTGGCGTCTGCAGGCTGACAATGGTCCGCTGTACTCACTGGCTTCCTTCCGTATTACTGGCGTCACTGATCCCGGCAGCATTAAAACGCTACTTGAAAAACAGCTGGAGGCGCATGACATCTTCCAAACGCGCTTCGAACAGGTAGTACACATGCAGTACCCTTTTCAGGTGCCCGGTTGGAAGAAATGTTATGAAATTCAGGTGACCGATATCTCCCTGGAAGAACGCGATATGCAAACCGTCATAACCGATAACCTCTTTGAATCACTGGCTGCCGGTACAGAACCGGCTGAAGAGGATATACTGACGGAAATAGCCATCGTAAAGACCCGGCCCGCTGAGTGTCTTTTATTAATAAAGATCAACGCGCTGTCAGGTGACACCGGTGTGATTATGAATATCGTGAATGACCTGCTGGCCGCCATTGATGGTCTTTGCGAATTACTGAACAACGAAAACTACCCTTATGTACAGTTCGCACAATGGCAGCAGGAACTGATGGATGAAAACAATGAAGAGGCGGAGCAATTCTGGCTTGAGAGAAGAAATAACCAGGAACATCACCACCAGTTGCCATTCAGCATCACTCCAAAAACGGATGATAAACGATCATCCAGACCGCTGACATTATCCCTGGATATCAATGCCGCCTTACAGACTGATATTAAACATTGCTGTACAGAACAATCAGTAACGCCCGCTGTGCTGCTGAAAACAGCATGGACAATACTCTTGGCGGACTATATGGACTACACCGGCAATTTCGTAATAGGCAGTGTCGAAAATGGCCGTCACTATGATGCCTTCACCTCCATTAATGGTCCGCTGTTTAAAACAGTACCTTTCAGAACGACGCTTGCAAAGACAGATACGATACAGGCTGTTTTACAGCGTGTGGCTGCAGAAACAGAAATGATTGCGGAGTCGCAGGACTATTACTTTAATATTCCCGGACAACAACGCTGGCAGGATGCCGTGAAGTTCGATCTGTTGTTCGAATATCATGAGTTGCAACATCCGCTGACGATTCATGTAAAGGCCCTACTGGATGGTATTTATGTACATACAGAACCATGTAGCCTGAAGTTGTTTTGTTATGAGTATAGTCCGGTAGGTCTGGTGGCCGAACTCTATTATGAT contains the following coding sequences:
- a CDS encoding non-ribosomal peptide synthetase, with protein sequence MISEVGLQVDGVRMSPQQRRYWSWYKETGSMPYHHIAVAVTGVFDRPVLQHAVESLYNTYPVLSTVFPERDGALFPLQITQQKQAPELQELLLPAGMGPDDAKEKVAAMFEEKAAIQARNGRGGYAAFIHSSTPGGDHMIHFLAEAILMDSYSAGFLMHELCTLYNAEGNILLKSQLVEEVIPYQQFSEWQNSLVETPAEEAEEFWSQYKFEQLLDKEFFGKATGQQLPDAVRHTRLLPLGVTLTRQLETLAEKTGKDLRELLLAALFTTFYRHTKEDALVIGYVNNERLYEELKGTLGPVGKTLPLYLELGEDVTCQRLLENIRQSIIRVSSWEEYSTFGYNSSEYAAVAREYFKVGFEWLSFPEATGNGQLLHSWESAESFFGFKLNGVYANEELGLQASWSKKYLNAEEAGLLLQQVVACLQQFVQAPQAAIKDGVALSRADEKVFNVLNTAQYELQSPADSIAALFSAVAGVNADAAAIGWDDKTMSYQQLDAAACRLANMLQRRYSISKGDTVAVCIERSPMMIVAILGIIRAGAVYLPLDLSFPDDRKQFMLDDSKSRLLITGETTAVPDIIPLLRLDEGLQVLKGFNEDVEAVAIAPADPLYLIYTSGSTGRPKGVQISHGSLLHYANWFRSAYQIGKGDASLFFSSVAFDLGYTAFWGSLLSGATLYLLPERPTLNPDELIAALTRNAISFIKLTPSHFDLLVNDPGFEKQVKEYSLRLILLGGEEIRAQHLEKYFAHRPDVTFVNHYGPTEATIGAIARTITYNNFDNFRNRPVIGRPLGTNKIRLMQEGADIQVPVGAIGEICIAGKGVAIGYLNNPELTAKKFIADPLQPGSRLYRTGDLGRLLPSGEIEFLGRSDFQVKIRGYRVETGEIADCLRQFPGIRDVAVIATTDEQGDKYLTAYFVSGAKTDKAALDEFLKKQLPSWSIPAYYVNMLALPLTPNGKINRAELPDPRKAALKQQTAYIAPRNELESGIAKIWEEVLQKPRISINDNFFDLGGHSIKGIRIISRLFKELNVKLEIRHLFEALTIAGLAEHIRQQRRTSFEKITPLSLQPDYELSHAQKRIWVLCKFEEIALAYNMPGNYVLENINREALEKAVETLIRRHESLRTSFRIVAGSPRQVISGYEAERFAMQYIDESAVSDKQALTSKYLDEEADTPFDLEKGPLIRTKLVQLEDNKHLFIYNMHHIISDGWSMQVFVNDVLQLYNAYTAGAANPMAPLKIHYKDFAAWQNKLLTSSAITEHQQYWWKQFEGEVPVLNLPLDYPRPRVKSYNGRKMGISVTAELKEKLTALAQQADASLFMVLLAAVKACFYRYTGQTDMVIGVPNAGREHLELEDQIGFYVNSIPVRTQFAGNQPFTLLLDKVKKALLSGLEHQVYPFDRLVDDLNLDRDMSRSPLYDVMVQLKNYQFGEKEIKDVNVGEELFEMKTSQFDISVDFTDTDDGLMGFIEYNTDLFMPSTVEMLWEHLGNIMEEVAAHPERSLSELQLINEAGKIRLLERGGVTRYLSAVGYQHVLEHFDQYLQAQPDAVAVEFEGQTLSYRQLDQAAEKVAAFITAQVNTDTDQQPVVGVLMDKHPEMISAVLGIMKAGAVCLPLEPAHPHARMQFVVNDAAAFAILSERKYLHTLNKLQWECAALCTFLCMDTDDIYEVAHEWDEVRNEQEVWDYVGENSHDDISGGGWTSSYTGKELSREEMDEYADNVLIKLRPYLNERSRVLEIGCSSGISMFKMAPFVDQYFGVDLSEKIIQKTRAEARRKGFDNITLQAAAAHEIDSLHWSGFDIIVINSVIQSFHGHNYLRQVISKCLPLLKNKGLIFFGDIQDQDLKQTLIDDLTAFKAANKNQGYFTKTDWSYELFLSRKFFEDLRYEYPAVTAVDHSAKTGTIANELTRYRFDCIVSVDKEQTNQAPAGVRHKSQFGLATLEQYEGADANEWYYKQSAAAEKLAYIIYTSGTTGVPKGVMIPYRGLNNLVMSYKNDYGFATFAPCLLQTASIAFDVFFADICRTLFLGGRLVLCNNDVAIDPPKLYAKLKATGVNLLDSTPSLIIPFMEYVYESGLDIDFLRVLILGSDSCPAGEFKKLYERYGRQLRILNCYGTTETTIEASFFEATADHLPESGTTAIGQAISNVTYYVLDEYGQLVPDGVQGVLHIGGEGVAAGYINRPELNSERFVPDPFINGNKMFNTGDVVSWNKEGQIAFNGRNDYQVKIRGFRVELGEIESQLLQVEHVTQAAVLAHRDEDGANMLVAYYAAAVPLQPQDLKKQLHAKLPEYMVPAHLYAMDSLPLTANGKLDRKALLQLSPATARATQEGPRNRLEQKLCKIWGDVLGREGGIGINENFFDIGGHSLKATRVISRIYKDLGINLELRNIFLFPTIESLAREITASNNLCYYEEIALAPSAEYYEITPAQKQMWTMHHLDGQQVIYNMPAAYRISGALDTEAMAYAFEALAARHEVLRTTFHVVDKKVYQKIRPADSWKHWLEVIDLTATPDKTAAADESAATDARTPFDLENGPLFRAKLIQLDKEDFLLLINVHHIISDGWSHTVMVNDLLHFYRSYWQIDTPELPPLRIQFKDYATMLSHQMDEKSRQLHHDFWTAQFGDFNTVLNLPVDGKREENRSLEAEKVFFTLNRPVQDSLLKLGRERQSTLYGVLLGIYNVAIRHITGQHDIVIGSPISGRDYVELENQLGLYLNVLALRLQVKDSDTFATLLEKAAKTVLEAQQYKRYPFEQILQDIRYKRLPGRAPLFDIGFTLQNIDGMENGEAIEIIDQLNITEYNNNFRKVKTDLWLHAWEMEDGVGCSVTYNKQLYKAATIDAFVKDFQTLATLIAGDHDISVSHLLEELQTAKKKADMLAKDQTKAKNMEKFFSAKKKEINLGSTARVTDEQFPGDMPYPLILKPGMQDVDLVQWIKENNASVKQQLLEKGALLFRGFQVRSLTDFEQFCDAFDGQKMHYKDQSSPRKQVQDKLYTSTEHPADQVIHMHNELSYSHTWPQYILFFCTEAAGIGGETPIADARKMLEVLSPGTVSRFTEKNIRYIRNLKKGMGLSWQEVYQTTDPLVVEQYCKENNIAYTWISDDHLRISWERPAIRLHPVTGKPVWFNHGLFFNAFTLNESILQLARDENDLPFNTAYGDGTPIERAVLEELSQAYETCKRQFSWQPGDILLLDNMLMSHGRNAFSGNRKLYVSMLNPLS